In the Geitlerinema sp. PCC 9228 genome, CCAGCGAACACCGCTTGCGATCGCTATTTGATGCGTTGTCTCCCTACGTGGCTTTGCTGAAACCCAACGGCGAGATTGTGGAAATGAACCAAACTGCCCTAAATATGGCAGGGCAAACCCCAGAGTCCGTACGGGGAAAACCATTGTGGGAATTACCCAGATGGCAATATGCCGCTGTGACCCAGCAAGAACTACAAAATGCGATCGCTACCGCCAGCCAAGGAAATCCCGTACGCTACGAAGTGGAACTGGACAAAATTACCCAAACGACGATTACTCTAGATGTCACCCTCAAACCCCTGCCAGAACCCAATAGTCAAGTGCAATTTTTGCTGTTAGAAGCACAAGATATTACCGAACGCAAGCAGGCAGAAACCCAAATGCAGGAAGCGTTGAAGCGAGAACGGGAAGTGGGAGAACTAAAAACCCAATTTGTTTCCATGGTTTCCCACGAATTTCGCAATCCCCTCACCAGCATTACCATGTCGGCGAAATTGTTGCGTAGTTATAGCGATCGCGCCACCGAAGAACAAAAACAAAGCTATATCAAACGCATTTTAGACTCTGCCAATCGCATGGGAGAGTTAATCGAAGATATCCTGCTGCTAGGCAAAGCCGAACTGGGTAAAATCGAAAGAAGCCCCGAATATTTGAACCTAGAAAGCTACTGCCAGGAACTGGTAGAAGAAATGCGACTGGCAGACAGCCAAAAACACGAAATTGTCTTCACCTGCAAGCAGCAAGACAGCCAAAACCAACAATTTTATACCGACAAAGCCGCCTTGCGACACATTCTGGTAAACTTGCTTTCCAACGCT is a window encoding:
- a CDS encoding ATP-binding protein; this translates as MSGPNQSSSYTQIPSGMNTTSLKVLLLEDCPHTAATLNQMPQHLVSVSLQIHHVERGEAALEAWKHQSFDVLLANLAGWYAMDRDRRLSLPTVLLVDPQEEPTALQQLQQGVQAYLVKEQLHATALVQTLQQAVVRFRYQQPLQASEHRLRSLFDALSPYVALLKPNGEIVEMNQTALNMAGQTPESVRGKPLWELPRWQYAAVTQQELQNAIATASQGNPVRYEVELDKITQTTITLDVTLKPLPEPNSQVQFLLLEAQDITERKQAETQMQEALKREREVGELKTQFVSMVSHEFRNPLTSITMSAKLLRSYSDRATEEQKQSYIKRILDSANRMGELIEDILLLGKAELGKIERSPEYLNLESYCQELVEEMRLADSQKHEIVFTCKQQDSQNQQFYTDKAALRHILVNLLSNALKYSQEGSTIFLDLQIQAQQAVFQVRDFGIGIPPEAQSRLFERFYRANNVGKLPGTGLGLAIAQRYVELLRGQIQVYSEVNVGTTFSVVIPSISQEK